A genomic region of Magnolia sinica isolate HGM2019 chromosome 6, MsV1, whole genome shotgun sequence contains the following coding sequences:
- the LOC131248049 gene encoding bax inhibitor 1-like: MESFSSFFQAQSSSASGWSSESLKNFRQISPAVQNHLKQVYFTLCCALVASAVGAYLHILWNIGGLLTTLGCMGSIIWLLSSPVYEEQKRVGLLMAASLFEGASVGPLVDFVIKFDPSILVSAFVGTAVAFGCFSAAAAVARRREYLYLGGLLSSGVSILLWLHFASSIFGGSTAMFKFELYFGLLVFLGYMVVDTQEIIEKAHLGDMDYVKHALTLFTDFVAVFVRILIIMTKNAVDKSEKEKKKRRNC; encoded by the exons ATGGAGTCCTTTTCCTCATTTTTTCAAGCGCAATCTTCTTCCGCCAGCGGCTGGAGCTCCGAATCTTTGAAGAATTTCAGGCAGATCTCTCCGGCCGTGCAGAACCATCTCAAACAG GTTTATTTTACACTATGTTGTGCTCTGGTGGCTTCGGCAGTAGGAGCTTACTTGCACATCCTGTGGAACATCGGGGGGCTCCTCACAACCCTTGGGTGCATGGGAAGCATTATCTGGCTTCTGTCCTCGCCTGTGTATGAAGAG caaaagagagttggtctTCTGATGGCAGCCTCTCTGTTTGAAGGGGCTTCTGTGGGTCCTTTGGTCGATTTCGTGATTAAGTTCGACCCAAG CATCCTTGTGAGTGCATTTGTGGGGACAGCTGTGGCTTTTGGATGTTTCTCAGCAGCGGCTGCTGTGGCGAGGCGCCGGGAGTACCTTTACCTTGGAGGACTACTCTCTTCTGGTGTTTCAATCCTCTTGTGGCTGCACTTTGCTTCCTCCATTTTTGGTGGTTCCACAGCCATGTTCAAGTTTGAG CTTTATTTCGGGCTATTGGTATTCCTGGGGTACATGGTGGTGGACACCCAGGAGATCATCgagaaggcccaccttggtgatatGGACTATGTGAAGCATGCCTTGACCCTATTCACTGACTTTGTTGCTGTCTTTGTCCGGATCCTCATCATCATG ACAAAGAATGCAGTGGACAAGtctgagaaggagaagaagaaaagaaggaactGTTGA